One Chryseobacterium sp. StRB126 genomic region harbors:
- the rplR gene encoding 50S ribosomal protein L18: MALSKLEKRIRIKRRVRGKISGSSELPRLSVYKSNKEIYAQLIDDKNGKTLASASSREKGVDAKGTKTEISAAVGKAIAVKAIAAGIESIVFDRNGFVYHGRVKALADGAREGGLKF, translated from the coding sequence ATGGCATTAAGTAAATTAGAAAAAAGAATAAGAATTAAAAGAAGAGTAAGAGGGAAAATCTCTGGATCTTCTGAATTGCCAAGATTATCTGTATACAAAAGTAATAAGGAAATTTACGCTCAGTTAATCGACGATAAAAATGGTAAAACTTTAGCATCAGCTTCTTCTAGAGAAAAAGGTGTAGACGCTAAAGGTACTAAGACTGAAATTTCTGCTGCTGTTGGTAAAGCTATCGCTGTTAAAGCTATCGCTGCAGGAATTGAAAGTATTGTATTTGACAGAAACGGTTTCGTATACCACGGTAGAGTAAAAGCTCTAGCGGATGGTGCGAGAGAAGGTGGACTTAAATTCTAA
- the secY gene encoding preprotein translocase subunit SecY, translating into MKEFIQTLKNIWSLKELRDKILFTLGIILVYRFASYISLPAINLAEVGDLLEHYKNQGGNKQGAGLLGLLSSFTGGAFSHASVMALGIMPYISASIIVQLMGMAIPYLQKLQKDGESGRNTLNQITRWLTIGVCLVQAPSYLTSITQLFLPYAQFQSAYFVEPNSIMFWLPSIVILVGGSVFAMWLGEKITDKGIGNGISILIMVGILSRLPEAFVQEMAVQNGKGGMGSIMILIEVLFWMLVVLLAVILSVAVRKIPIQYVSRAQARGGVNKNLMQGARQWIPLKVNAAGVMPIIFAQALMFVPGLLTKFDESNTFLAGFKNVFSWQYNVLFALLIIIFSFFYTAITIPVNQMADDLKRNGGLVPKVRPGKETADYLDDILSKITLPGAIFLSIFAVLPAIVHGSFVQTDAFALFFGGTSLLIMVGVILDTVQQINTYLLNHHYDGLMQSKLSRTTGY; encoded by the coding sequence ATGAAAGAATTTATACAAACACTTAAAAATATTTGGAGTCTTAAAGAATTGAGAGATAAAATTCTCTTCACTTTAGGTATTATCCTTGTGTATAGATTCGCATCTTATATCTCACTTCCCGCAATTAATCTTGCAGAGGTGGGAGATCTCTTAGAGCATTATAAAAATCAAGGCGGTAACAAGCAAGGAGCAGGTCTCCTTGGCTTGCTTTCGTCGTTTACGGGGGGGGCTTTCAGCCACGCTTCCGTAATGGCGTTAGGAATCATGCCTTATATTTCTGCTTCTATTATTGTTCAGTTGATGGGGATGGCTATTCCTTATCTTCAGAAGCTTCAGAAAGATGGAGAGTCAGGTAGAAATACATTGAACCAAATTACAAGATGGTTAACGATTGGGGTTTGTCTGGTACAGGCACCTTCTTACTTAACTTCTATTACTCAATTATTCTTACCGTATGCTCAGTTCCAATCTGCATATTTTGTAGAACCAAATTCAATCATGTTCTGGTTACCAAGTATTGTTATCCTGGTAGGTGGTTCAGTGTTTGCAATGTGGTTAGGTGAAAAGATTACCGATAAGGGAATCGGAAATGGTATCTCTATCCTTATTATGGTGGGGATTCTTTCAAGATTACCTGAGGCATTCGTTCAGGAGATGGCCGTGCAGAACGGAAAAGGAGGAATGGGATCTATCATGATCCTTATTGAAGTATTATTCTGGATGTTGGTTGTTCTTTTAGCAGTGATTTTATCAGTGGCTGTTAGAAAAATTCCAATTCAGTATGTAAGCAGGGCTCAAGCAAGAGGAGGTGTAAACAAGAATCTTATGCAGGGCGCAAGACAATGGATTCCATTGAAAGTAAATGCTGCTGGTGTAATGCCGATTATCTTTGCTCAGGCATTGATGTTCGTACCAGGATTATTAACAAAATTCGATGAGTCTAACACTTTTCTTGCAGGTTTCAAGAATGTTTTTAGCTGGCAATACAATGTATTGTTTGCGCTATTAATTATTATCTTCTCGTTTTTCTATACTGCAATTACAATTCCGGTGAACCAAATGGCTGATGATTTGAAGAGAAATGGAGGTTTAGTACCGAAAGTAAGACCCGGAAAAGAGACAGCAGATTACTTAGATGATATTTTATCAAAAATTACCTTGCCAGGTGCAATTTTTTTATCTATCTTTGCAGTCCTTCCAGCAATTGTGCATGGAAGCTTTGTTCAGACAGATGCGTTTGCCCTATTTTTCGGGGGAACGTCACTATTAATTATGGTAGGTGTAATTTTAGATACTGTTCAACAGATTAATACTTATCTGCTGAATCATCATTATGATGGCTTAATGCAGTCTAAACTGTCTAGAACGACTGGATATTAA
- the rplX gene encoding 50S ribosomal protein L24, with protein sequence MSKLKIKRGDNVIITTGKKDIKGKTGEVIEVIKKEGRDPRVIVAGLNIIKKHVKPSASNPQGGIVEKEASIHISNIALVGKDGKAIKIGYKIEGDKKVRINKKTGETL encoded by the coding sequence ATGTCAAAGTTAAAAATAAAAAGAGGAGATAACGTAATCATTACTACTGGTAAGAAAGATATCAAAGGTAAGACTGGTGAAGTTATTGAAGTGATCAAGAAAGAAGGAAGAGACCCTAGAGTAATTGTTGCAGGACTTAACATCATCAAAAAGCACGTTAAGCCTTCAGCTTCTAATCCTCAAGGAGGAATCGTTGAAAAAGAAGCTTCAATCCATATCTCAAACATAGCTTTAGTTGGTAAAGACGGAAAAGCTATCAAAATCGGTTACAAAATCGAAGGAGATAAGAAAGTAAGAATCAACAAAAAAACGGGTGAAACTTTATAA
- the rplD gene encoding 50S ribosomal protein L4 — protein MELVVLNTSGKETGRKVTLDETVFGIEPNQHAVYLEVKQYLAAQRQGTHKAKERSEITASTKKLKKQKGSGSARYGDIKSPTFRGGGRVFGPKPRDYRFKLNKALKRLAKKSVLSQKMRDNSIKVLEDLSFGAPKTKDFINVLNALELNGKKSLFVLPEANKNVYLSSRNLPKTKVMNFNEISSYDLVNAGEIIFFEGAVEKFQENLKK, from the coding sequence ATGGAACTAGTAGTATTAAATACATCAGGAAAAGAGACCGGAAGAAAAGTAACTCTAGACGAAACAGTATTCGGAATTGAGCCAAATCAGCACGCGGTTTACTTAGAGGTTAAACAGTACCTTGCTGCACAAAGACAAGGAACTCATAAAGCAAAAGAAAGAAGCGAAATTACTGCTTCTACTAAAAAGCTTAAGAAGCAAAAAGGATCAGGATCTGCTAGATATGGTGATATTAAATCTCCAACTTTCAGAGGTGGAGGTAGAGTATTCGGACCAAAACCAAGAGACTACAGGTTCAAATTGAACAAAGCTCTTAAGAGATTAGCTAAGAAATCTGTTTTATCTCAGAAAATGAGAGACAACAGCATTAAAGTTTTAGAAGATTTGAGCTTTGGTGCTCCTAAGACTAAAGATTTCATCAATGTATTAAACGCATTGGAACTTAACGGTAAAAAATCTTTATTCGTTCTTCCTGAAGCTAACAAGAATGTGTATTTATCTTCAAGAAACTTGCCTAAAACTAAAGTAATGAACTTCAACGAAATTAGTTCTTACGATTTAGTAAATGCAGGCGAGATCATTTTCTTCGAAGGTGCAGTTGAAAAATTCCAGGAAAATTTAAAGAAATAA
- the rplO gene encoding 50S ribosomal protein L15, with protein MNLNNIQPAAGSTFNSKRIGRGQGTGKGGTSTKGHKGQKARAGYSQKIGFEGGQMPLQRRLPKFGFKNVNRKEFRGVNLDTIQILIENKSITGEITKEVLVANGIVSKNELVKIMGRGELKSAVSISADKFTKSAEELIAKAGGKAITL; from the coding sequence ATGAATTTAAACAATATACAACCAGCAGCAGGTTCTACATTCAATTCAAAAAGAATTGGTAGAGGACAAGGTACTGGAAAAGGAGGTACTTCAACAAAAGGACACAAAGGTCAGAAAGCTAGAGCTGGTTATTCTCAGAAGATCGGTTTCGAAGGTGGACAGATGCCTTTACAAAGAAGATTACCTAAATTCGGATTCAAAAACGTAAACAGAAAAGAGTTTAGAGGAGTTAACCTTGATACTATCCAAATTTTAATCGAGAACAAATCCATCACTGGTGAGATCACGAAAGAAGTTTTAGTAGCAAACGGGATAGTTTCTAAAAACGAATTAGTGAAAATTATGGGTAGAGGAGAATTGAAATCTGCGGTTTCAATCTCTGCTGACAAATTCACTAAATCTGCTGAAGAGCTTATTGCTAAGGCAGGTGGAAAAGCAATTACCTTATAA
- the rpsC gene encoding 30S ribosomal protein S3 yields MGQKTNPIGNRLGIIRGWDSNWFGGNDYGDRIAEDYKIRRYLEARLSKGGISKIYIERTLKLVTVTITTARPGLIIGKGGQEVDKLKEELKKLTGKDIQINIFEIKRPELDAVLVADSISKQIENRISYRRAVKMAMASTMRMGAEGIKVQISGRLNGAEMARSESFKEGRIPLSTFRADIDYHWAEAHTTYGRLGVKVWIMKGEVYGKRELSPLVGQQKKGGQSDRGNRGGDRDNRRPRKNNNNNNNN; encoded by the coding sequence ATGGGACAGAAGACAAATCCAATTGGTAATAGATTAGGTATCATCAGAGGATGGGATTCTAACTGGTTTGGTGGAAACGATTATGGAGACAGAATCGCTGAAGACTACAAAATCAGAAGATACCTTGAGGCTAGATTATCTAAAGGTGGTATTTCAAAAATCTATATTGAAAGAACATTAAAATTAGTAACAGTTACAATTACTACTGCTAGACCGGGACTTATCATCGGTAAAGGAGGTCAGGAAGTTGATAAATTGAAGGAAGAATTGAAGAAACTTACAGGTAAGGATATTCAAATCAACATCTTCGAAATCAAAAGACCTGAATTAGATGCTGTACTAGTAGCTGATAGTATTTCTAAGCAAATTGAAAACAGAATTTCTTACAGAAGAGCTGTTAAAATGGCAATGGCAAGTACTATGAGAATGGGTGCTGAAGGTATCAAAGTTCAAATCTCTGGTAGATTGAACGGAGCTGAAATGGCAAGATCAGAATCTTTCAAAGAAGGAAGAATTCCATTGTCAACTTTCAGAGCTGATATCGATTATCACTGGGCAGAAGCTCACACTACTTACGGTAGACTAGGGGTTAAAGTTTGGATCATGAAAGGGGAAGTTTACGGTAAAAGAGAACTTTCTCCACTAGTGGGACAACAGAAAAAAGGAGGTCAGTCAGACAGAGGAAACAGAGGAGGAGACAGAGACAACAGAAGACCTAGAAAAAACAACAACAATAACAATAATAATTAA
- the rplC gene encoding 50S ribosomal protein L3 — protein sequence MSGIIGKKIGMTSLFNEEGKNIPCTVIQAGPCSILQVRTLEVDGYSAVQLGFDDKSEKNVGKALAGHFKKAGSAPKAKLVEFHDGFSDAKVGEEVKVDLFIEGEYVDVTGTSKGKGFQGVVKRHGFGGVMQATHGQHNRLRAPGSIGAGSDPSRVFKGMRMAGRMGGEQVTVQNLQVLKVDQEQNLLVVKGAVPGAKNSYVIIRKWN from the coding sequence ATGTCAGGTATTATTGGTAAAAAAATCGGTATGACATCTTTGTTTAACGAAGAAGGGAAAAATATTCCTTGTACAGTTATTCAAGCTGGTCCATGCTCGATTTTACAGGTCAGAACCTTAGAAGTTGACGGTTATTCAGCTGTTCAATTAGGTTTCGATGACAAGAGTGAGAAGAACGTTGGTAAAGCGTTAGCTGGTCATTTTAAAAAGGCTGGTTCTGCTCCTAAAGCTAAATTAGTAGAATTCCACGATGGATTCTCAGATGCTAAAGTAGGAGAAGAAGTGAAAGTTGATCTATTCATCGAAGGTGAATATGTAGACGTAACAGGAACTTCAAAAGGTAAAGGTTTCCAAGGTGTTGTTAAAAGACACGGATTTGGAGGTGTAATGCAGGCAACTCATGGTCAGCACAACAGACTTAGAGCTCCAGGTTCTATCGGTGCTGGTTCAGACCCTTCAAGAGTATTCAAAGGGATGAGAATGGCTGGAAGAATGGGAGGTGAGCAGGTAACTGTTCAAAACCTTCAAGTGTTAAAAGTTGATCAAGAACAAAATCTTTTAGTAGTAAAAGGTGCTGTTCCGGGAGCTAAAAATTCTTATGTAATTATCAGAAAATGGAACTAG
- the rplW gene encoding 50S ribosomal protein L23 has translation MSVIIKPVISEKANYLTDLRGTYSFLVNPKANKIEIKKAVEAAYGVKVADVNTMIYAPKVSSKYTKKGLQVGKTNKLKKAVIKLAEGEVIDIFAVN, from the coding sequence ATGTCAGTTATTATTAAACCAGTTATTTCAGAAAAGGCTAACTACCTTACAGATTTAAGAGGTACTTATTCTTTCTTAGTTAACCCTAAGGCGAATAAGATCGAGATCAAAAAGGCTGTTGAAGCAGCTTACGGTGTAAAAGTAGCAGACGTTAACACAATGATTTATGCTCCGAAGGTTTCTTCAAAGTACACTAAAAAAGGTCTTCAAGTAGGAAAGACAAACAAATTGAAAAAAGCGGTAATCAAACTTGCTGAAGGTGAGGTTATCGATATTTTTGCTGTAAATTAA
- the rplN gene encoding 50S ribosomal protein L14 — MLQTESRLKVADNTGAKEVLVIRVLGGTRRRYASVGDKIVVTIKDSTPSGNAKKGQVSKAVVVRTKKAVRRKDGSYIKFDDNACVLLNAAGEMRGTRVFGPVARELRDKEYMKIISLAPEVL, encoded by the coding sequence ATGTTACAAACAGAATCAAGATTAAAAGTTGCTGATAACACAGGTGCTAAAGAAGTACTAGTTATTAGAGTTCTGGGAGGAACCAGAAGAAGATATGCTTCAGTTGGTGATAAAATCGTTGTTACGATCAAAGATTCTACACCATCAGGAAACGCAAAAAAAGGTCAGGTATCTAAAGCTGTAGTAGTAAGAACTAAAAAAGCGGTAAGAAGAAAAGATGGTTCATACATCAAATTCGACGACAATGCTTGTGTATTACTAAACGCAGCGGGAGAAATGAGAGGAACACGTGTTTTCGGACCGGTTGCTCGTGAGTTGAGAGACAAAGAATATATGAAAATCATTTCATTAGCTCCTGAAGTACTTTAA
- the rpmC gene encoding 50S ribosomal protein L29, protein MKKADIKNLSAGDIQTQLTEAKAQYSKLKLAHAISPIENPIQIRDLRKAIARLNTELTNKQ, encoded by the coding sequence ATGAAAAAAGCTGATATTAAAAATTTAAGCGCGGGTGATATTCAAACTCAATTAACTGAAGCAAAAGCTCAATATTCTAAATTGAAATTGGCTCATGCAATCAGCCCAATTGAAAACCCGATTCAAATCAGAGATTTGAGAAAAGCAATCGCAAGACTAAACACTGAGTTAACTAACAAACAATAA
- the rpsN gene encoding 30S ribosomal protein S14 — MAKESMKARERKREALVAKYAAKRQALKEAGDYEGLQKLPKNASPVRLHNRCKLTGRPRGYMRTFGISRVTFREMANNGLIPGVRKASW, encoded by the coding sequence ATGGCTAAAGAATCAATGAAAGCGCGTGAGCGCAAAAGAGAAGCACTAGTTGCTAAATACGCTGCTAAAAGACAAGCTCTTAAAGAAGCTGGTGATTACGAAGGACTTCAAAAATTGCCGAAAAATGCTTCTCCTGTAAGATTACACAACAGATGTAAACTAACAGGTAGACCAAGAGGATACATGAGAACGTTTGGTATTTCCAGAGTAACTTTCAGAGAAATGGCTAACAACGGTCTTATCCCAGGTGTAAGAAAAGCTAGTTGGTAA
- the rplF gene encoding 50S ribosomal protein L6: MSRIGKAIITIPAGVTVTENNGVVTVKGAKGELSQELTAGITLEQKDGELNVNRPSDSKQHKALHGLYRALINNMIVGVNTGFEKKLELVGVGYRASHAGQKLELALGFSHGIVLELPSEVKVDTLTEKGKNPIITLTSHDNQLLGMVAAKIRSFRKPEPYKGKGVRFVGEIVRRKAGKSA; encoded by the coding sequence ATGTCAAGAATTGGTAAAGCAATTATAACAATTCCAGCTGGAGTTACAGTCACTGAAAACAACGGTGTAGTAACTGTAAAAGGAGCAAAAGGAGAACTTTCTCAAGAGCTTACAGCAGGAATTACTTTAGAACAAAAAGATGGTGAACTTAATGTTAACAGACCATCTGATTCTAAACAACACAAAGCGCTTCACGGTTTATACAGAGCGTTAATCAACAACATGATTGTTGGTGTAAATACAGGTTTCGAAAAGAAACTAGAACTAGTAGGGGTAGGATATAGAGCTTCACACGCAGGTCAAAAACTTGAGTTAGCTTTAGGATTCTCTCACGGTATCGTATTAGAACTTCCAAGTGAAGTAAAAGTTGATACATTGACTGAAAAAGGTAAAAACCCAATTATTACTTTAACGTCTCACGACAACCAACTTCTAGGAATGGTAGCTGCAAAGATCCGTTCTTTCAGAAAGCCTGAACCATACAAAGGAAAAGGTGTAAGATTCGTAGGAGAAATTGTTAGACGTAAAGCTGGTAAATCTGCTTAA
- the rpmD gene encoding 50S ribosomal protein L30 has protein sequence MATIKVKQVRSAIGRTKTQKRTLEALGLKKLHQVVEHEATPSILGMIAAVGHLLEVQK, from the coding sequence ATGGCAACAATTAAAGTAAAGCAAGTAAGAAGCGCTATTGGTAGAACAAAAACCCAAAAGAGAACGCTTGAAGCATTAGGATTAAAAAAACTTCACCAAGTTGTAGAACATGAAGCGACTCCTTCTATCTTAGGAATGATCGCTGCAGTGGGTCACTTACTTGAAGTTCAAAAATAA
- the rplP gene encoding 50S ribosomal protein L16 → MLQPKRTKFRRVHKMKMKGNAQRGSQLAYGTFGIKATEGAWITARQIEAARIAATRYMKREGQLWIKIFPDKPITKKPAEVRMGKGKGAVEYWVAVVKPGKIMFEIGGVPYEIAKEALRLAAQKLPVVTKFIVANDFVKPL, encoded by the coding sequence ATGTTACAACCAAAAAGAACCAAATTCCGTAGAGTTCACAAGATGAAGATGAAGGGGAATGCCCAAAGAGGTAGTCAACTTGCTTACGGAACTTTTGGGATCAAAGCAACTGAGGGAGCTTGGATCACTGCAAGACAAATTGAAGCTGCGCGTATTGCTGCGACAAGATATATGAAGAGAGAAGGTCAACTATGGATCAAAATCTTCCCAGATAAGCCAATTACAAAGAAACCAGCGGAAGTACGTATGGGTAAAGGTAAAGGTGCTGTTGAATACTGGGTAGCTGTAGTAAAACCAGGTAAGATTATGTTCGAGATCGGAGGTGTACCTTACGAAATTGCTAAGGAAGCTTTAAGACTTGCTGCACAAAAATTACCAGTAGTTACTAAATTCATCGTTGCTAACGATTTTGTTAAACCTCTATAA
- the rplE gene encoding 50S ribosomal protein L5, translating to MEFIARPKKIYKETIVPAMMEEFGYKSIMQVPRLEKIVVSQGLGDATADKKIIDYAVEELTNITGQKAVGTISKKDEAAFKLRKGMPVGAKVTLRAHRMYEFLDRLTSSALPRIRDFSGIKADGFDGRGNYNLGITEQIIFPEIVIDKVKKIQGMDITFVTTAKTDKEAKALLTHFGLPFKKN from the coding sequence ATGGAATTTATAGCAAGACCCAAAAAAATATACAAAGAGACAATTGTTCCTGCAATGATGGAAGAATTCGGGTACAAGTCAATCATGCAAGTACCTAGATTAGAGAAAATCGTTGTATCACAAGGTTTAGGAGACGCTACTGCAGATAAGAAAATTATCGATTATGCTGTAGAAGAACTTACAAACATCACTGGTCAGAAAGCAGTAGGTACAATCTCTAAGAAAGACGAAGCTGCATTCAAACTTAGAAAAGGGATGCCTGTAGGAGCTAAAGTAACTTTAAGAGCTCACAGAATGTATGAGTTCTTAGACAGACTTACTTCTTCTGCTTTACCACGTATCAGAGATTTCTCTGGTATCAAAGCAGATGGTTTCGATGGTAGAGGTAACTACAACTTAGGTATTACTGAGCAAATTATCTTCCCTGAAATCGTAATTGACAAAGTGAAAAAAATCCAAGGGATGGACATCACTTTCGTAACTACTGCGAAAACAGATAAAGAAGCTAAAGCATTATTAACTCACTTCGGTTTACCATTTAAAAAGAACTAA
- the rpsS gene encoding 30S ribosomal protein S19 yields the protein MARSLKKGPFIHHTLDKKVQANIESGKKTVIKTWSRASMISPDFVGQTIAVHNGKSFIPVYVTENMVGHKLGEFSPTRSFRGHGGNKNKGSR from the coding sequence ATGGCAAGATCACTTAAAAAAGGACCGTTCATTCATCATACTTTAGATAAGAAGGTTCAGGCAAATATAGAGTCTGGTAAGAAGACAGTTATCAAAACTTGGTCTAGAGCATCGATGATCTCTCCGGACTTCGTAGGACAAACTATTGCTGTACACAACGGGAAATCTTTTATCCCAGTTTATGTTACAGAAAACATGGTTGGTCACAAGTTAGGCGAATTTTCTCCAACAAGATCTTTCAGAGGTCATGGTGGTAACAAAAACAAAGGAAGCAGATAA
- the rpsQ gene encoding 30S ribosomal protein S17, with product MDRNLRKERIGVVSSNKMEKTIVVSETTRVKHPMYGKFVLKTKKYTAHDENNECTEGDTVLIQETRPLSKSKRWRLVRIIEKAK from the coding sequence ATGGATAGAAATTTAAGAAAAGAAAGAATCGGAGTGGTTTCCAGCAATAAAATGGAAAAAACTATTGTTGTTAGTGAAACTACAAGAGTAAAGCACCCGATGTACGGTAAATTCGTTTTGAAAACGAAAAAATATACTGCACACGACGAGAACAACGAATGCACAGAAGGTGATACAGTTCTTATCCAAGAAACTAGACCTTTAAGCAAGAGCAAGAGATGGAGATTAGTAAGAATCATTGAAAAAGCTAAGTAA
- the rplV gene encoding 50S ribosomal protein L22, whose product MGSRKQDSSIARKEANKDVVKASLNNCPSSPRKMRLVVDIIRGEQVDKALYILKYSKKDASNKLEKLLLSAMANWQAKNEGADIEEANLIVKEIFVDSARQLKRLRPAPQGRGYRIRKRSNHVTLILGNKEN is encoded by the coding sequence ATGGGATCAAGAAAACAAGATAGTTCAATCGCAAGAAAAGAAGCTAACAAAGACGTTGTAAAAGCTTCATTAAATAATTGCCCATCTTCTCCAAGAAAAATGAGATTAGTAGTTGATATCATTAGAGGAGAACAGGTAGATAAAGCTCTTTATATCCTAAAATATTCAAAGAAGGATGCATCTAACAAGTTAGAGAAATTACTTCTTTCTGCTATGGCAAACTGGCAGGCAAAAAACGAAGGTGCTGATATTGAAGAAGCTAACCTTATCGTTAAAGAAATCTTCGTGGATAGTGCAAGACAATTGAAGAGACTAAGACCAGCTCCACAAGGTAGAGGGTATAGAATCAGAAAAAGATCTAACCACGTTACATTAATCTTAGGTAATAAAGAAAATTAA
- the rpsE gene encoding 30S ribosomal protein S5, which yields MLGLDNIERVKPGGLELKDRLVAVNRVTKVTKGGRAFGFSAIVVVGNEEGIIGFGLGKSKEVASAIAKAVEDAKKNLVKVPVMNHTIPHQTTARYGGADIFLRPASHGTGLIAGGAVRAVLESAGIHDILSKSKGSSNPHNVVKATFKALLDIRRPEEIARMRGVSLSKVFNG from the coding sequence ATGTTAGGACTAGATAATATAGAAAGAGTAAAACCGGGAGGATTAGAATTAAAAGATCGTCTCGTAGCTGTTAACAGAGTAACAAAAGTAACTAAAGGAGGTAGAGCTTTCGGATTTTCTGCTATTGTTGTAGTAGGAAATGAAGAAGGTATTATCGGTTTTGGTTTGGGAAAATCTAAAGAGGTTGCTTCTGCAATTGCTAAAGCAGTTGAAGACGCTAAGAAAAACCTTGTTAAAGTTCCAGTAATGAACCACACTATTCCTCACCAAACTACTGCTAGATACGGTGGTGCAGATATCTTCTTAAGACCTGCTTCTCACGGTACAGGACTTATCGCCGGTGGTGCGGTAAGAGCGGTATTGGAATCAGCTGGTATTCACGATATCCTTTCAAAATCTAAAGGATCTTCTAACCCTCACAACGTAGTGAAAGCTACTTTCAAAGCGTTATTAGATATCAGAAGACCTGAAGAGATCGCAAGAATGAGAGGAGTTTCTCTAAGTAAAGTGTTTAACGGTTAA
- the rplB gene encoding 50S ribosomal protein L2 has translation MSVRKLKPITPGQRFRIVNNFEEITTNKPEKSLTVGIKKSGGRNQTGKMTMRYTGGGHKKKYRIIDFKRNKANVEATVKSVEYDPNRTAFIALLEYADGEKRYIIAPNGIKVDQKVISGDSVEPNVGNAMKLKNIPLGTVISCVEMKPGQGAILARSAGSSAQLTSRDGKYAIIKLPSGESRMILTECYAMIGSVSNSDHQLTVSGKAGRSRWLGRRPRTRAVVMNPVDHPMGGGEGRSSGGHPRSRNGMPSKGYKTRKKNKVSNRYIVSKRK, from the coding sequence ATGTCTGTTAGAAAATTAAAACCTATCACCCCGGGACAGAGATTCAGAATTGTAAACAATTTTGAGGAAATTACTACTAACAAGCCAGAGAAATCTCTGACAGTTGGTATTAAAAAGTCAGGTGGACGTAACCAAACAGGTAAAATGACCATGCGTTACACCGGAGGTGGACACAAAAAGAAATACAGAATTATTGACTTCAAAAGAAACAAAGCAAACGTTGAAGCAACTGTAAAATCTGTAGAATACGATCCAAACAGAACTGCATTTATCGCTTTATTAGAGTATGCTGACGGAGAGAAGAGATATATCATCGCTCCAAACGGTATCAAAGTTGATCAGAAAGTAATTTCTGGTGACAGCGTAGAACCAAATGTAGGGAACGCAATGAAGTTGAAAAACATTCCTTTAGGTACTGTAATTTCTTGTGTTGAAATGAAGCCTGGTCAAGGTGCTATTTTAGCAAGAAGTGCTGGTTCTTCAGCTCAATTAACTTCTAGAGATGGTAAATATGCAATCATCAAGTTGCCTTCAGGAGAATCTAGAATGATCCTTACTGAATGTTATGCAATGATTGGATCAGTTTCCAACTCAGATCACCAATTAACTGTATCAGGTAAGGCTGGTAGAAGCAGATGGTTAGGTAGAAGACCTAGAACAAGAGCGGTTGTAATGAACCCAGTAGATCACCCAATGGGTGGTGGGGAAGGACGTTCTTCAGGAGGTCACCCAAGATCTAGAAACGGTATGCCGTCTAAAGGTTACAAAACTAGAAAGAAAAACAAAGTGTCTAACCGTTACATCGTATCTAAAAGAAAATAA
- the rpsH gene encoding 30S ribosomal protein S8 has protein sequence MVTDPISDFLTRVRNAQSAGHKVVEIPASKIKKEITKILFDQGYILNYKFEDNAVQGVIKIALKYDKQTNKPAIKSIQRASRPGLRQYKGSTELPRVLNGLGISIISTSKGVMTDKKAREEKVGGEVICYVY, from the coding sequence ATGGTAACAGATCCAATTTCAGATTTCCTAACAAGAGTAAGGAACGCACAAAGCGCAGGCCACAAAGTGGTGGAAATTCCTGCATCGAAAATCAAAAAGGAGATTACTAAGATCCTATTTGATCAAGGGTATATCTTAAACTATAAGTTTGAAGATAACGCTGTTCAAGGAGTGATCAAAATCGCTTTAAAGTACGATAAGCAAACTAACAAACCTGCTATTAAGTCTATCCAAAGAGCTTCAAGACCAGGTTTAAGACAGTACAAAGGTTCTACTGAACTTCCAAGAGTACTAAACGGTTTGGGTATTTCTATCATCTCTACTTCTAAAGGAGTAATGACTGACAAGAAAGCTAGAGAAGAGAAAGTAGGCGGTGAAGTAATCTGCTATGTTTATTAA